In Phreatobacter aquaticus, a single genomic region encodes these proteins:
- a CDS encoding tetratricopeptide repeat protein, with the protein MTFKTFLRASALVLAVVSGMPAASAAPPTTYQPLGATPLFRDALRTSVYGNVLAARLAANARDTAASSVFWRAALRQDPRNAEILERAFVTTLADGNIDEAAPLAERLIQVDRQHRLARLTLAVKALKTRQYQAARTHLNAAPRANADLTSTLLLGWSYMGSGDSTEAVKVVDRLVGADWFNLFKQFHAGLILDAAGRRPDAGRRLEEAYRLDSTILRIVDAYGRWTSRAKNAEEALKIYSAYGKVIPNHPIVQDAERRLREANATLPPMVRTSQQGVAEVLYGLGSALSRQGGEDLALIYLQLARWIEPEHELAILSLADLYEFLKLPRRAIAVFDMIPNTSPVYRNAQVQRALNLDLLEETDEARKSLTALIAAKPDDLEALQALGNILRGRKIFAEAADVYTKALALIPNPDRQHWIYFYFRGISYERSQQWAKAEADLRKAMELVPENNARGRAQVLNYLGYSWVDQGINLEEGLALVRKAVELTPEDGYIVDSLGWAYYRLGRFEEAVTELERAIELKPEDPVLNDHLGDAYWRVGRTLDAQFQWNHARDLKPEPTDLPRILDKIANGLKESPLAGSRTTGQAQPQSSPN; encoded by the coding sequence GTGACCTTCAAGACCTTCCTTCGCGCCTCAGCCCTTGTCCTGGCCGTGGTTAGTGGCATGCCGGCGGCGTCCGCGGCCCCTCCGACCACCTACCAGCCGCTTGGCGCGACCCCGCTGTTCCGGGATGCGCTGCGCACATCGGTCTATGGCAATGTGCTGGCTGCCCGTCTGGCGGCCAATGCGCGCGACACTGCGGCTTCCTCGGTGTTCTGGCGCGCTGCCTTGCGTCAGGACCCGCGCAACGCCGAAATCCTCGAGCGCGCCTTCGTCACGACGCTCGCCGATGGCAATATCGACGAGGCCGCGCCGCTCGCCGAGCGCTTGATCCAGGTTGACCGTCAGCACCGCCTGGCGCGCCTGACGCTGGCTGTGAAGGCGCTGAAGACGCGCCAGTACCAGGCGGCCCGCACCCATCTGAACGCGGCGCCGCGCGCCAATGCCGACCTGACCTCCACCCTTCTGCTGGGCTGGTCCTATATGGGGTCCGGCGATTCCACCGAGGCCGTGAAAGTGGTCGATCGTCTGGTGGGCGCCGACTGGTTCAACCTGTTCAAGCAGTTCCATGCCGGCCTGATCCTCGACGCGGCCGGCCGCCGGCCCGATGCCGGCCGCCGGCTGGAGGAGGCCTATCGCCTGGATTCGACCATCCTGCGCATTGTCGATGCCTATGGCCGCTGGACCTCGCGGGCAAAGAACGCCGAGGAAGCCCTCAAGATCTATTCGGCCTATGGCAAGGTCATTCCTAACCACCCGATCGTCCAGGATGCCGAGCGGCGCCTGCGCGAGGCGAATGCGACGCTGCCGCCGATGGTGCGCACCAGCCAGCAGGGTGTCGCCGAAGTGCTCTACGGCCTCGGCTCCGCGCTGTCGCGCCAGGGTGGTGAGGACCTGGCCCTCATCTATCTGCAGCTTGCCCGCTGGATCGAGCCGGAGCACGAGCTCGCCATCCTGTCGCTCGCCGATCTCTACGAGTTCCTGAAGCTGCCGCGCCGCGCCATTGCCGTGTTCGACATGATCCCGAACACGTCGCCGGTCTATCGCAATGCCCAGGTGCAGCGGGCGCTGAACCTCGACCTGCTGGAAGAGACGGACGAAGCCCGCAAGTCCCTGACGGCGCTGATTGCCGCCAAGCCTGACGATCTGGAAGCGCTCCAGGCCCTCGGCAACATCCTGCGGGGCCGCAAGATCTTCGCCGAGGCCGCCGATGTCTACACCAAGGCGCTGGCGCTGATCCCCAATCCCGACCGGCAGCATTGGATCTATTTCTATTTCCGCGGCATTTCCTACGAGCGCTCGCAGCAATGGGCCAAGGCCGAAGCCGACCTGAGGAAGGCGATGGAATTGGTGCCCGAGAACAATGCGCGCGGGCGTGCCCAGGTGCTGAACTATCTCGGCTATTCGTGGGTCGACCAGGGCATCAATCTCGAGGAGGGCTTGGCGCTGGTGCGCAAGGCCGTCGAACTGACGCCGGAGGACGGCTACATCGTCGACAGCCTCGGCTGGGCCTATTATCGGCTGGGACGGTTCGAGGAAGCGGTGACCGAGCTTGAGCGCGCGATCGAACTCAAGCCGGAGGATCCGGTGCTCAATGATCATCTCGGCGATGCCTATTGGCGCGTTGGCCGCACGCTCGATGCGCAGTTCCAGTGGAACCATGCGCGCGATCTGAAGCCCGAGCCGACCGACCTGCCGCGCATCCTCGACAAGATCGCCAATGGCCTGAAGGAATCGCCGCTCGCCGGCAGCCGGACCACGGGCCAGGCTCAGCCGCAATCATCGCCGAACTGA
- a CDS encoding GNAT family N-acetyltransferase, producing the protein MSPQTPIDIHLCGPADHADIVWMNQAMDRYYNPHLEPSSAEDVTAMLRRIETDPDLATQIVLARRDGLPVGIAFFALIHPGRRLGGVLFLKDLFVVETARGGGIGEALLRFLAAHARARGIHRLDLTAEPQNEGAQRFYERMGMKVRPAIFYRLDGERLDALAGEA; encoded by the coding sequence ATGAGCCCGCAGACACCCATCGACATCCACCTCTGCGGCCCGGCCGACCATGCCGACATCGTCTGGATGAACCAGGCGATGGACCGGTACTACAATCCGCATCTGGAGCCGAGCAGCGCCGAGGATGTCACAGCGATGCTCCGCCGCATCGAGACCGACCCCGATCTCGCCACGCAGATCGTGCTGGCGCGGCGTGATGGTCTGCCAGTGGGCATCGCCTTCTTCGCGCTGATCCACCCGGGCCGCCGGCTGGGCGGAGTCTTGTTTCTCAAGGACCTGTTTGTCGTCGAGACAGCGCGTGGCGGCGGGATCGGCGAGGCGCTTCTGCGCTTCCTGGCGGCACATGCCCGGGCTCGCGGGATCCATCGCCTGGACCTCACCGCAGAACCGCAGAACGAGGGTGCGCAGCGCTTCTACGAGCGGATGGGCATGAAGGTCCGGCCAGCGATCTTCTACCGGCTGGACGGCGAGAGGCTGGATGCCCTGGCCGGTGAGGCTTAG
- the ettA gene encoding energy-dependent translational throttle protein EttA, with protein MARQFAYHMTGLTKAYPNGKKVLENVHLSFYPEAKIGVLGVNGSGKSTLLRIMAGIDKEFTGEAWAGEGVRVGYLSQEPQLDPALTVRENVMLGVAAKKAILDRYNELAMNYSDETADDMAKLQDEIEAQGLWDLDSQVDQAMDALICPPDDWAVDKLSGGERRRVALCKLLLEQPEVLLLDEPTNHLDAETTAWLEGHLRTYPGAILIVTHDRYFLDNVTGWILELDRGKGIPYEGNYSSWLQQKQKRLMQEGREEETRLKALQREAEWMGSSPKARQAKNKARIQRYDELVKKAAEAGPTTAQIIIPIAERLGNNVIEFKGLSKAFGDKLLIDDLSFKLPPGGIVGIIGPNGAGKTTLFRMIAGQETPDNGEIVIADAVKLGYVDQSRDALADTKTVYEEISGGNDILYLGKREINARAYCGAFNFKGGDQQKKVGQLSGGERNRVHLAKILQRGANVLLLDEPTNDLDVETLRALEEALEDYAGCAVVISHDRMFLDRIATHILAFEGDSHVEWFEGNFADYEEDKKRRLGTDSTIPKRIQYKKFSR; from the coding sequence ATGGCCCGCCAATTCGCCTATCACATGACCGGCCTCACCAAGGCCTATCCGAACGGCAAGAAGGTTCTCGAGAACGTCCATCTGTCGTTCTATCCCGAAGCCAAGATCGGCGTTCTCGGCGTCAACGGCTCGGGTAAGTCGACCCTGCTGCGCATCATGGCGGGCATCGACAAGGAATTTACCGGCGAGGCCTGGGCCGGCGAGGGCGTGCGCGTCGGCTACCTCTCGCAGGAGCCGCAGCTCGATCCCGCGCTGACGGTGCGCGAGAACGTCATGCTCGGCGTGGCCGCGAAGAAGGCGATCCTCGATCGCTACAACGAACTGGCGATGAACTATTCGGATGAGACCGCCGACGACATGGCGAAGCTCCAGGACGAGATCGAGGCCCAGGGCCTGTGGGATCTCGACAGCCAGGTCGACCAGGCCATGGACGCGCTGATCTGCCCGCCCGACGACTGGGCCGTGGACAAGCTGTCGGGTGGTGAGCGCCGCCGCGTGGCGCTGTGCAAGCTGCTGCTGGAACAGCCGGAAGTCCTGCTGCTCGACGAGCCGACCAACCATCTCGACGCCGAGACGACCGCCTGGCTGGAAGGCCATCTGAGGACCTATCCGGGCGCGATCCTGATCGTCACCCATGACCGCTATTTCCTCGACAATGTGACCGGCTGGATCCTCGAGCTCGACCGCGGCAAGGGCATTCCCTACGAGGGCAATTATTCGTCCTGGCTGCAGCAGAAGCAGAAGCGGCTGATGCAGGAAGGCCGCGAGGAAGAGACGCGCCTGAAGGCCCTGCAGCGCGAGGCCGAATGGATGGGCTCCTCGCCCAAGGCGCGCCAGGCGAAGAACAAGGCGCGTATCCAGCGCTATGACGAACTGGTCAAGAAGGCGGCGGAAGCCGGCCCGACCACGGCGCAGATCATCATTCCGATCGCCGAGCGCCTCGGTAACAACGTCATCGAATTCAAGGGCCTGTCCAAGGCGTTCGGCGACAAGCTGCTGATCGACGACCTGTCGTTCAAGCTGCCGCCGGGCGGCATTGTCGGCATCATCGGCCCGAACGGCGCCGGCAAGACCACGCTGTTCCGGATGATCGCCGGCCAGGAGACACCGGACAATGGCGAGATCGTCATCGCCGACGCGGTGAAGCTTGGCTATGTCGACCAGTCGCGTGACGCGCTGGCCGATACCAAGACGGTCTATGAGGAAATCTCGGGCGGCAACGACATCCTCTATCTCGGCAAGCGCGAGATCAACGCGCGCGCCTATTGCGGCGCCTTCAACTTCAAGGGCGGCGACCAGCAGAAGAAGGTCGGCCAGCTCTCCGGCGGTGAGCGCAACCGCGTCCATCTCGCCAAGATCCTGCAGCGCGGCGCCAATGTCCTGCTGCTCGACGAGCCGACCAACGATCTCGACGTCGAGACGCTGCGCGCGCTCGAGGAAGCACTTGAGGATTATGCCGGCTGCGCCGTGGTCATCAGCCATGACCGCATGTTCCTCGACCGCATCGCGACCCACATCCTCGCCTTCGAGGGCGACAGCCATGTCGAGTGGTTCGAGGGCAATTTCGCTGATTACGAAGAAGACAAGAAGCGGCGCCTCGGCACCGATTCAACGATCCCGAAGCGCATCCAGTACAAGAAGTTCTCGCGCTGA
- a CDS encoding 4-(cytidine 5'-diphospho)-2-C-methyl-D-erythritol kinase produces MLRDAFAPAKVNLTLAVRRRRSDGYHDLESLVVFARTGDDLSFAPGGTDFALIVKGPAAAAAGPDADNLVLKAAHLLAHRVPDLPRGLFTLTKRLPVAAGLGGGSSDAAAALRLLAEAGRLSLDDPRVMEAARLTGSDVPVCLDPRTRMMRGTGADLGQAIDLPSLPALMINPRVAVPTPDVFRKLALEPGRECPADPAARLERHALESSSLARRRADLVTLLVGTRNDLEPPAIALAPVIGEALGLLRQAPGCRLARMSGSGATVFGLFDTCRASAAAAQQIRAVHPDWWIKSTMLG; encoded by the coding sequence ATGCTGCGTGATGCCTTCGCGCCGGCCAAGGTCAATCTGACGCTGGCGGTGAGGCGGCGTCGGAGCGATGGCTATCATGATCTCGAAAGCCTGGTCGTCTTCGCCCGGACTGGCGACGATCTGAGCTTCGCCCCCGGTGGCACCGACTTCGCGCTGATCGTGAAGGGGCCGGCTGCCGCGGCAGCGGGGCCCGATGCCGACAATCTCGTGCTGAAGGCGGCGCATCTTCTTGCCCATCGCGTGCCAGATCTGCCGCGTGGCCTGTTCACGCTGACCAAGCGGCTGCCGGTTGCGGCGGGGCTTGGCGGCGGTTCCTCGGATGCAGCGGCGGCCTTGCGGCTGCTCGCCGAGGCGGGACGGCTGTCCCTCGACGATCCCCGCGTCATGGAAGCCGCGCGGCTCACCGGTTCGGATGTGCCTGTCTGCCTCGACCCGCGCACCCGGATGATGCGTGGCACGGGCGCGGACCTTGGTCAGGCGATCGATCTTCCGAGCCTGCCGGCGCTGATGATCAATCCACGGGTCGCTGTGCCGACGCCGGACGTGTTCCGCAAGCTGGCCTTGGAACCGGGCCGCGAATGCCCAGCCGATCCGGCTGCGCGCCTGGAGCGCCACGCGCTGGAATCCTCCTCCCTCGCACGGCGTCGCGCAGACCTCGTGACGCTGCTGGTCGGCACCCGCAACGATCTCGAACCGCCGGCGATCGCCCTTGCTCCGGTGATCGGAGAGGCGCTCGGCCTGCTGCGTCAGGCGCCCGGATGCCGGTTGGCGCGGATGTCGGGATCGGGCGCGACGGTGTTCGGGCTGTTCGACACGTGCCGGGCGAGCGCCGCGGCCGCGCAGCAGATCCGTGCTGTCCATCCGGACTGGTGGATCAAGTCGACCATGCTGGGTTAG
- the prmB gene encoding 50S ribosomal protein L3 N(5)-glutamine methyltransferase: MASPAPSPADDLVTIRDLVRYGVSRFNAARLTYGHGTATAVDEAAFMVLESLSLPVDELAPWLEARLTFAERGKIIDLFEQRIATRKPAPYLLGKAYIQGIPFRVDERVIIPRSYLGELLLGGTLGQDGLGLIPDPFAITSALDLCTGSGCLAILAAMCFPEAAVDAVDLSSDALDVAKLNVADHHMEERVRLEHGDLFEPLAGRRYDLIIANPPYVAAAEVAAFPPEYQSEPVLAHHGGPDGLDTVRRILAQAGTYLNANGGLLCEIGTGRDLIEQEFPNVPFLWIDTEASDGEVFWLNARDLGLQA, from the coding sequence ATGGCCTCACCCGCCCCCTCGCCGGCCGACGACCTGGTCACCATCCGCGATCTCGTGCGCTACGGCGTCAGCCGCTTCAATGCGGCCAGGCTCACCTATGGCCATGGCACGGCAACCGCCGTCGACGAGGCAGCCTTCATGGTGCTGGAGAGCCTGTCGCTGCCGGTGGACGAACTGGCGCCCTGGCTCGAGGCACGGCTGACCTTCGCGGAACGCGGCAAGATCATCGACCTGTTCGAACAGCGGATCGCCACCCGCAAGCCGGCGCCCTATCTGCTCGGCAAGGCCTATATCCAGGGCATACCGTTCCGCGTCGACGAGCGTGTGATCATCCCGCGCTCCTATCTTGGCGAATTGCTGCTCGGTGGCACGCTCGGCCAGGACGGTCTCGGTCTGATCCCGGATCCCTTCGCCATCACCTCGGCGCTTGATCTCTGCACCGGCTCCGGCTGCCTAGCGATCCTCGCAGCCATGTGCTTTCCGGAAGCGGCCGTCGATGCGGTCGACCTGTCGTCCGATGCGCTCGACGTCGCGAAGCTGAACGTGGCCGATCACCACATGGAGGAGCGCGTGCGCCTCGAGCACGGCGACCTGTTCGAGCCGCTTGCCGGACGCCGCTATGACCTGATCATCGCCAACCCGCCTTATGTGGCCGCCGCCGAGGTTGCCGCCTTCCCGCCGGAATATCAGAGCGAGCCCGTGCTCGCGCACCATGGCGGGCCCGACGGCCTCGACACGGTGCGCCGCATCCTGGCCCAGGCCGGCACCTATCTGAACGCGAATGGCGGCCTGCTCTGCGAGATCGGCACGGGGCGTGATCTGATCGAGCAGGAATTCCCCAACGTGCCGTTCCTCTGGATCGATACGGAAGCCAGCGACGGCGAGGTGTTCTGGCTGAATGCGCGAGATCTCGGCCTGCAGGCCTGA